Proteins from a single region of Microbacterium sp. zg-Y818:
- a CDS encoding DnaJ C-terminal domain-containing protein, which produces MASQDWFDKDFYSVLGVSKDVTDAELKKTYRKLARKYHPDSNQGDAAAEAKFKEISEAYAVLSDSEQRAEYDQIRAMGSGARFTAGGQGAGGFEDVFSMFGQGRGGGARFQSADDFDDIFSMFNQQPGGRFGSGRFGQTSGGFRGFGGPTKGGDVTARTTIDFLTATKGETITLQGEDGKPFKVKIPAGVKDGQKIRLRGRGRPSPDGGENGDIVVSVTVRPHPVFTRDGLNLRVTVPVTFTEAVLGATIEVPTLGGDPVKLRVAPGTPSGRVLRVKGRGVATTKGTGDLLAEVQIAVPSHLEGEAREALERFHELEPKDNPRADLMQKARG; this is translated from the coding sequence ATGGCGAGTCAAGACTGGTTCGACAAGGACTTCTACTCCGTCCTCGGGGTGAGTAAGGACGTCACCGACGCCGAACTGAAGAAGACGTACCGCAAGCTGGCGCGCAAGTACCACCCGGATTCCAACCAGGGCGATGCTGCGGCCGAGGCGAAGTTCAAGGAGATCAGCGAGGCGTACGCCGTGCTGAGCGACTCAGAGCAGCGGGCCGAATACGACCAGATCCGCGCTATGGGCTCTGGCGCCCGTTTCACAGCGGGCGGCCAGGGTGCCGGCGGGTTCGAGGACGTCTTCAGCATGTTCGGTCAGGGCCGCGGCGGCGGTGCGCGCTTCCAGTCCGCCGACGACTTCGACGACATCTTCTCGATGTTCAACCAGCAGCCGGGCGGTCGCTTCGGGTCCGGGCGGTTCGGTCAGACCTCGGGCGGATTCCGCGGTTTCGGCGGGCCGACCAAGGGCGGCGACGTCACCGCACGCACGACGATCGACTTCCTCACCGCCACCAAGGGCGAGACCATCACGCTGCAGGGCGAAGACGGCAAGCCGTTCAAGGTGAAGATCCCCGCGGGGGTCAAGGACGGGCAGAAGATCCGGCTGCGCGGACGCGGGCGCCCGTCGCCCGACGGCGGCGAGAACGGCGACATCGTCGTGTCGGTGACCGTGCGGCCTCACCCGGTGTTCACGCGCGACGGGCTCAACCTGCGGGTGACGGTGCCGGTGACCTTCACCGAGGCCGTACTCGGGGCGACCATCGAGGTGCCGACGCTCGGGGGAGACCCGGTGAAGCTCCGCGTGGCGCCCGGCACCCCCTCCGGACGCGTGCTGCGCGTCAAGGGACGTGGCGTCGCGACGACCAAGGGAACCGGCGACCTGCTGGCCGAGGTGCAGATCGCGGTGCCGTCGCACCTCGAGGGAGAAGCGCGGGAAGCGCTCGAGCGATTCCACGAGCTCGAGCCGAAGGACAACCCCCGGGCGGACCTCATGCAGAAGGCGCGCGGCTAG
- a CDS encoding MerR family transcriptional regulator, which translates to MNDEIDEDMPIFAIAVAAELSGMHPQTLRQYDRIGLVVPARTQGGSRRYSTRDVEQLREVARLSAEGMSLPAISRIVELENQVRELRRQVRDLEHRVRAEIENRPGARVFAAGPSGGVITLRHGKRVRRATDLVLWRPRHPDSD; encoded by the coding sequence ATGAACGACGAGATCGACGAGGACATGCCCATCTTCGCCATTGCGGTCGCGGCGGAGCTGTCTGGCATGCACCCGCAGACCCTGCGTCAGTACGACCGCATCGGCCTCGTGGTGCCTGCGCGCACCCAGGGCGGGTCGCGCCGCTACTCGACGCGCGATGTCGAGCAGCTGCGGGAGGTCGCCCGCCTGTCGGCCGAGGGCATGAGCCTGCCCGCCATCTCACGCATCGTCGAGCTTGAGAACCAGGTGCGCGAGCTGCGGCGCCAGGTGCGCGACCTCGAGCACCGTGTGCGCGCCGAGATCGAGAACCGTCCCGGCGCGCGCGTCTTCGCCGCCGGCCCCAGCGGGGGCGTCATCACGCTGCGCCACGGCAAGAGGGTGCGGCGCGCCACCGACCTCGTGCTGTGGCGGCCGCGGCATCCGGACTCGGACTGA
- a CDS encoding nucleotide exchange factor GrpE produces MTDKDFEEPIDEVPGDEGSEARASDPDSHGAEAAASAADGEGEAELTIDDILAAVQSDEAAGADADAASAKGDEPDLLVDLKRVQAEYANYRRRTESQRELEIERARGSVARSLLPVLDDLDRAEKHGDLVEGAPLSAIADKLRGIVAKLGVERYGAAGEAFDPQQHEAIFQAPTPGTETPTILEVVEVGYRLGTTELRPAKVVVAVSAE; encoded by the coding sequence ATGACGGACAAGGACTTCGAAGAGCCCATCGACGAGGTCCCCGGTGACGAGGGGTCGGAGGCGCGAGCCTCCGACCCCGACTCGCACGGGGCAGAGGCTGCGGCATCCGCGGCCGACGGCGAGGGCGAAGCGGAACTGACCATCGATGACATCCTCGCCGCGGTGCAGTCGGACGAGGCTGCCGGGGCCGATGCGGATGCGGCTTCGGCGAAGGGTGACGAGCCTGACCTGCTCGTGGACCTCAAGCGGGTGCAGGCGGAGTACGCCAACTACCGCCGCCGCACCGAGTCGCAGCGCGAACTCGAGATCGAGCGCGCGCGCGGTTCGGTTGCACGCAGCCTGCTGCCCGTGCTCGACGACCTCGACCGGGCTGAGAAGCACGGTGATCTGGTCGAGGGCGCGCCGCTGTCCGCCATCGCCGACAAGCTGCGCGGCATCGTGGCGAAGCTGGGAGTGGAGCGCTACGGCGCCGCCGGCGAGGCGTTCGACCCGCAGCAGCACGAGGCGATCTTCCAGGCCCCGACCCCCGGCACCGAAACCCCGACGATCCTCGAGGTCGTCGAGGTGGGGTACCGGCTGGGAACCACCGAGCTGCGCCCGGCGAAGGTCGTCGTCGCCGTTTCGGCCGAGTAA